The Denticeps clupeoides chromosome 10, fDenClu1.1, whole genome shotgun sequence DNA window ctacatccattctaGTTGCTGCATTTCTCCCCGTGTTTTTCCACCACacgttctgttttctgttccaCTTTATTGAacagaaagtgtgtccaaagagTCACTTCGCCTTTTCCTCCCAGTTATCTgctaacccaccaccatatatccaTGACCCTcaacaagcattctgaaatctaaataatgcCTGAACAGGAAATGAGGTAGTGACTGGATGGAAAACACAAATGCTGCATAATAATTCCGcgattaaatgagaggaaataatgtcGTCTCATTTAGTACTGTTTGTActagtcaacaatattacatgtattttattataattatcctcacttgaccagcatttacgtcttGCCTCGTTTTCATCATGTCATAAAGGTTTGTAGAATAAAGCATTTAGTTAAAAATGTTAACACTACCTGCACACTGCCCTTATGCCATTACAGTACTAATCAATAGATTTCTTTATGAAATGACTAAATTAACATACATAACAAAGTTATGTCTCATTGTCTAAAACttacattcttttaaaattgtatacatTTTCTGATTTAGTTTGAGATACAAaccattaataaaaatgctgttttaacaaCACTGACTAGCCTTTTTCTGTGTTGTAGGTGGTCCCTCATGGCATGGCACCCACTCAGTGTATCTCATGCTGCCTTGTTGTGACAAACAAGAAATTACTGACATGCCACCAAGACTGCCAGACCAGTTTCTTCCGGTCACTGGGTGGGGCAGAGCTGCGTGATGTTACCGCCGTGTGCCTGGAAGAGGACAGGGAGTACTGTATGATTGTGAGTTGCCCCGCCTCCCCCCGGTTTTCTCATTCAACTTTGCAACGCTGGccagtttctttgctctgagtAAAACATACTAACAAAGCAAAATTCCCACTCAGAGCTCAAGAATGACATCAGTGTTCTGCCTCTGTAGGAGTTTTCCACTGACAGAGATCGTCTCCTCCCTCCCTGGGTCCTCTACTTTAGTGGCTGCGAGGAGAGAAATCGCATGCTTGTAGCATTGGAGAGTGCTTGGAAAAACATCTATCAGGTGAGGCAGAAGTGTCACCATCATCTGAATAGAAAGTCAGAAGCAGTGCATGGTTTAGATGAACACTCAACAAGAAACATGGTTTTAATGGATTAAATACTATATCTATTACTGGATATCTGACCCATATAGATGATAAAGAGGTAATAAAGAATTGTGGTAATTCTGAGCTTTCAAGGATTTCTTTGTGCTTTTTGGGGTCAGAATAATTGACATCATGGAAATGAATGCCCATTTTGAGTCTTTGTAAACTTCTAAccacacatttaaatgatttctAGCCAATTCATGTGTGGTTCCTGTAAGGAAGCATTTTCTCTGTGACTCATATATGTATTTCAGGAACACATTCAGGGTAGTATTTTTCCTGGTAAAATGAGCagacaaaatgaaataagaaacatATCATCTATGGAATGTTAATTGAGGGAATAATGTTAATGGGTAATTTATTTTCACACTCTGTCCCATGATGCAGGTGTGCTTGCCTCGCAAGTGTGTGCTGGACCCGTCCTTGCAGAAGCGCTGTGGGGAGGCGCTGGCACTGATACAGAGCGCCTGGCAGCGAAGCGACAGCATCCACCGCGGACGATCGCAGAGAGAACCGTGGTGCTGAGGGACGGACGTGCACCGCTGGCCTGAGCGCTGCCTCGTGAGCACGTTCCCAAACTGTGACCAGGTTCCCTCGTCCTGTCTGGCAATGCTGGGACAAGAAGAAGGAAGAAGTACTCTCTGAATTTGCACAAATTTGAATGGTCACCTGTGAACCAGTGCTCCTATGTACATTATTCATGAAGAAAAGATGTCAGCTTGCTTTTCTTTGTCATCGGTATATATCTTTGCAGATGAAGGCAAGCTGTCTGACATGTACGTTGATACTAGTAGCTTTGGTATTAGCTACTAGTAACTTGATCCCTAATCAGTAATGGTACCTGAGATAGGCAGAGAACGTATAGATGACATTTGAGCAGAGAGGAGGCGTTGGTGTAGTGTTTACTGAGTGGGTACTGATGCTGGTTGTTCCTTATTTACCCCACGGTCGttcctctctcattctctctctctttctagtTCTCTGTCTTCGTTAGTCTGTATTATCCCGAAGGACAATGCGCTGTGTTTCGAAATGTTGGTAGAGTTATACGAACATGTTTTTAccattatcatttttttgtcagATGCTGGCTACATGGGAAGTGTGCCGGAGTTGTTGGTGGACCTCACCACTCTGTAAACGGGGCGGGTGTTATTAAGAATGATATGCAGTGTGTTTAACCGTTTACAGTGCTCTTGGTTTGAAGATTTGGTGTTTTTAATAGCAGCACTAACAAGGCTAACACAGAGTATTGACAGACGGGTCACTTATGAAGTCTGACATGAACACAATAAGAATGAAGAAAATATGACTGTTCCCTGTTGCATTAAGCGTTTGTAATGGTGAAACTCAGGACTGCAGAGTCAAACCTGTTTGTCCTGCCTGTGTTCAAATGCCAGGTggttttccttaaaaaaaaaaaaaaaaaaaaaaaaaaaaagaaagtaaagtaaCTTCCACCATATTTGCATGCTGAGGGGCAGGAAGTCTGCATTCACGTTAACTCTGAACTCTGCATGGGCACAGATGTTTCTCAGTCGATCGGCGTGCACCGACTGCTGCTTTAGTAAAGCCACCACTGTGGAGTTTAAGTGCAATAATGAACTAGTGTGTGCCTGCTTTGCTCATAACCACTCCATTCCTTTTATGGCCTCTGGGGGTTACTTATGAACACACGGAAAAATTAACCACAGCCTCCTTAATGAgtatattttacatggtaaTCATTTAATCAAACTTCTGCAAGTGGCCAATTTCTTCAAATTGCAATGAAGCCTTTGCGCACAGGTTTCATTTCCTGTGAAAGTAATGGCCTCAGCACCCGAGCGTGGGTTAGGGTCTAACCTGTCTGACTGATGCCTTACAGTCTTGAACTGATTATTTCGGCTGTAGAATGTCGATGCCGTTTCCTTCATTACTGCACTCCCGAGACGCTCTGCGGTCTTCAGCACACTGTAGCGCTGTCGGACTTTTGATTCTGAATTCCCACTACGTTGAATAGTAATATTATGATTTAACTCTGTCTCCAGTATTTAATGTCCACATTCgttttatctttatttaacattttaatttgtttgaaaATGGTCCTGGTTCTTAGGTATAACTGTAATGTTTATCACAGGAAAGAGGAAGTATGTGTGAGATGCCAATATAGAGAGAATCTGATTTAACCAGCAAGAACAAAtctcaggacttttttttttttttttttttttcctcccccttctTCTTCCTAGTTACTGTTGCTGGCCAATGATTGATAACATCTAATTAATTACAGGAAGGAAGTCATTTTATTGcctatttttgttttatatttagctgctcctgtcatggttcTAACACTtgaatttgcatgtttttttttatagatatataCTTTGTTcatatataaatgaatgtaaatagaAATGACCCTTTTTCTAAACTGTACAACATGGAAATAAAGGAATCCGAATATCATGTTctcatgtttttgtttcatcaatactttttattactgtttGCAGTGTAATGCTATCATAGACCTCAGTGAACATTATTATGCACATTgaacatataaacatacatatataatagACAAAAAACACTGTTGCACAGTatggaaaaaattatatttttgagCGAAGAGTAATAAGACTGCTGGATGGAAGAGTTGAGTATTGCAATACATATACATGCAGTgcaatcataattttttttcaattatgtttttgaaatggaaaataataaatataacaaatgaTATACTATATGGATGGATACATATTACCATATGTATGGTAATTTCAATTTACTTTAGCAACAGCAAGGAAATAAATCAGTAGTTGTTTTCTTATTCTCACTTCATCGCCAATGAATGAATTTTAATAGATGATTGCTTTTCAACTCCAAATGCTGGATAGAGAATATCTCTGAATTTGTGCGAGTTGTAGGTGTGGAGTGGAATGAGGGTCTCAGTTACGCTGTAGAATGTCAGGGTTCCCAATGTCTGGTTCAGAAACACTCCGAGCCTCGGCGACGAGGCATCAATGTCGATGTAGGTCGGGATGTTGTCATGCCAGGTTGTGTAGCAACCTTCACTGTAGCGCAGGTTCCAGGATGCGTTGCTGCGTCCCAGTCCACATTCCAAACCTCGGCCCTTCCGACCGATGCTCTCCAACGTTACTCCCACGGACACGTTCTTCCCAGTCCACTCTACCTCCCAGTAGCTCTGACAAGCAGCCAGACCTTCCTGACAGATCACCTGCTCCCAACAATCAAAGGTCTTGGGTGTGGCTTTTCTTCTCTGCCGCTGTGAGACATATGTTGCCTTTTTATTGTCTTTACTAATGTGCAGGTTGTGGTGGGCTGTGCTGGGGTCCAGTGTCAGGGGGCAGGCATCTGTAAAAAGGAAGGATGCAAATGTTTttgcaaatgttaaaaatacctttttttttgtccttttagcATCTGAAGTGGCACGTGGCCAACTCACGCTGTAGAAACCCTCCTCGTGTCATGCATGTGACTGCAAATGACTGCGGCCTTGGTACTGTAAGAATAAAGTGTGGTGTATGTTTAAGACCTCATGAGGTCTAGAAGAAGCCATCATTTTGATGGTGCGTACTCACTGTATCGGGGCCTTGCTTTTGCTGCAGTCGCTTCAGGCTTGTTGAAACTCACTGAAAGAGAGGTCATGATTAATCAATGCTATATATTCAGAATAAGGACGCTCAACATTTTCAGTACAGGCATTCTGGCATTGTATCTGTAGGCATGGTTTGGAAGCATTGCTCAGCTACAGATATCAAATTTGGGATGTATGCTGACGGTAGAAGCAAAGAAAACAGAGAATATGGGACTTTATgcttcatttttgtgtgtaaaattcttAAAGttaatttacataaatgctACAACATTAGTGAGCACTCCCCACTCTCCCATACATAAAAACCAGGCTCTAATCATGTAGACATCTACCTGCTTTACGCCGTGGCTTCACCACAGGAGATTGTAAAAGCTGTACATATTTAACtgcaaaatacatgaaaaaaactacatgttacatACTATATTGATAAATTCATatgatataaatacaataaatatatttaatacagcATTATTCATTCtatattgaattattattttactaataattgaaattaattaattaaatgttatcattgaaatatttaacaatttcaaaaatggatttaatCATCGCATCAggaatttctttcatttgtcaATCTAACCCATCAAGGCAAGTGGGCGGGACTAATGCTGTTCTAGCCTGTGTACTTTTCAATCATGGGTGCTACCATTCAAGACAAAAAAGTGACTACATAACTACCTCAGTAAATTTCTATGTTTACCCACTTCATATTCAGCATCTTCTATTTTAGTGTAGTCTGCTAATCCTACGATGTCTCTTACCAGAATCACTGATGAATGGCTTTACTACCTATGGCAATTAGTGttcccaaaataaataaattgtgaaatatttcaagaTGACGCACTTAATTTCCTGTTTTCATAATTTGTCATGTTGAATGATTCTTTAGTTTctcattttgtattattttattattgatgtatttatctTTTTTCCCACATATAGCACTCCAAAATATCATACATTATACATAATAATATGtagtaatattaaaatattgatacaTTTGCACCTTTCTTCTGAATGCACTCTAAGTAATTGTCACATATGTCAACTATGAGGTTCTTCAGATCAGTCATGTCTGTCCTCATGGACTCAAAAGAGTGGTTGTCACTGATGGCAAGCAGTGGTCCTTGCTCTGGCTGACTGCTGATGCGCTGCCATCTCTAatgagagagaagtgaaaagaaagaacagacaAAGATGTAGCACTCCTGCATGGTAGaatgttctttttgtctttcacacctacagtggagtaaataattatttgacataattattttgttagagggttcactcaataaaatgtaaatcagtttctatcttttatttaaagttattttttcatttttccttttgatgtgccatctgtcactgttaaaataaacctaccattaaaatgatactgttctgagacttttcatttcttcgtcattggacaaacttacaaaatcagcaaggggtcaaataattatttcctccactgtataggTGTTCTTCTCAAGAGTCAGGGTTCAAATGATTTTTTGTGAACATCACTTGAAGTGAATAATGAGACTAAAACAGATCTTGAGAATTACTCCATGCTCCCTAGTATAATCTGAGGCTCTCGTGCTTACCTGTAGTAGCAGCGCCATGTTCTGCTCCGTGGCAAGCGTGTCCAGCTCAGCGCATCTCTCCCGCAGCGTGCTGACCTCCTCTGAAATACGCCTCTGCTCACTCACTGCCTGAGTCAAAAGGTTCTTTTCCCTCTCTGTGATTTCCACCTTCACCACCTCCTTTTTTGTCTCAATAGTGGTGATGAGCTCGGTGAAGACCTTCTCGCTTTCCTCCACCATCGCTTTTGCAGATTCCTGGAATTAGAGCAGTGATGGCTGATCCTGGGGTAGATACACTAATGCAGCTAAATATTGACATTGTTTGTCACTATTGCCTGCTGAAAAAAACGTAGAAAAAGAACTGGCCTGATTACTATTAATGTATACCAATTCCCATTGGGGTCTTAAGGCTTTATAATAGTAAGGTAATTATAACCTGTCTTGAAGAAAGATAAATGTGTTGCTTTGAGGCGGTGGCAGTGCTTGTGAGCAAAAATACAGTCTAAAATGTTGGACACTGTGCTAAAACCCACTTGTGGCTAAGAAACAGAACCCTTTTACATATATCACATTTAGGGAAATAAAATGTCTCCACTCACTTCAACTCTCTGTTTAACAGCTCTCAGCTTCTCCAGAtcatcttctctgtctttaATCCTATTTTCCAGACTCAATTTTCTTTCCTCTATCGCAAGCTGTGTTCATGACAAATGCAAATATCATCAACAAAACAACagctttaataaataaatatataaattggtTACAAAAGCACCAGTTTAAGTAGCAACCTCAACCAGTTTTAACcatttgatttcatttaattgaatttgttGGTTGACTTTGTTGTCTTCCGAGTGatttacccgctaggcttccACCACCAAGCCAAATGTGCTTATCTTTACGTACCTTTATTCTGAGCCGTTCACTGTTGACTGAATCGTTAATCCGTGCATCAGTGAACTTTTTCACCATGCCAGCTAACATTGTGTTCTTACAGAGACTTGGTCGTCGGGTGAGGCTCCTCTGGCACTGTGGGCAGCTGTATATTCCAGAGTCTGCCTCCGTGTCCCAGAAGTCCGAGATGCACGTCATGCAGATGTTGTGTCCACATGGCAGAGTTGTTGGATCGAACAGATACCTCAGACACAGCGGACATTTGATCATGTCCTCTGTCCAATTGTCCCTTGACATGTTCACTAGCGTGCTGAACGGGCTGTTACTGAAGAGCTCGGCTTTGTCAGTAAGCTGCTTTCAGTCTGACGTTAGGGTAAATGTGTGTGAGCTGTGAATTCCAGCATCAAATATTTCTGGGAAAGTGGAAAcattggttccagtatttttgGTTCAGTTTTCCGGGTTAAATAGTTCTAAATAGCTTTGCTGTGTCGTGACTGAAGAGTTTCTGTTTGGTTACAAGTCCTGTTCTTCCAGTTTTACTtaagatctctctctctttcacttgCTCTCTACAGTATCTATATCCAgaagtactgaaaaaatgtaatgaagtatctttactttgcttaaattctactcaagtatcCATCTAAAAatccatttaaaagtaaaaaaaatacttgattTAGAATTTACTTTGGGTAAAGGTTACGcagttactttcaattacttgtaataaatgtaataaaaaaaggactAGTCATAATTCCAATCCAGCACTAGTAGTTTAAATCAACTGTTTGGCAGTAGAGtgtacaaactatgttcagaccacaACGTAAAAGGTCCAATGGTTTAAAGGtccttttatattggtcttagtgatctcctaatactgtatctgaagtatgATAAGCTGAAATTCAGCTTTGATGCAGCATTACAGCCACTTTACAGTCCCAGAAGGAGATTtgcccaggatgcgccgtttcggAGTGTGtgatttaaatgctaatgaggaggagagcggcctatagaagttgagcaggcattcgcggaaatgacgtcatcaacaccattgaCCAACTGCAATGTTTGGTGAAGAGAAAAAGTCTTGTCTGcagttttacagtaaaaataaaatcaagccactgttttttttagagGCTTGCATGACAgaactagtagcctagtgggtaacacactcgcctatgaaccagaagacccaggttcaaatcccgcttactaccattgtgtccctgagcaagacacttaaccctaagttactccagggggactgtccctgtaaccactgattgtaagtcgctctggataagggcgtctgataaatgctgtaaattcagaactaaaaatacatttgtgctcatttataCATCCAATTTCGTTTGCAAGCCATCTGAGCTGTCGCTCTCTGAACGGGGAAGCCGAATGCACTTCCATAGCActctttggtcattctgctcaTTCTTGCACACATTTCTGACTGACTGCTGATACAAGAAATTAAATCAAGTGCCCCGGCCCACTGAATACTACAGCATTCAtctgtaaagctcttgttcagtttcagGAATGTTTGGGATTCAAAACGCATATACAGGCTACTTTACTTACTTACCACCACATGCTTGCACACATTTCATGTGGAAGATTTAAAAGCAGGCACCTCTGTCTGACGGGGCAGGCGCAATTTGCATTTCATGATGATGTTATTGCCTTGTTTGTgtttaacacaaataaatgtctgCAGGGGACTCAAAATTTAaagacaggtaagagtgacatttcTCTAAacctcc harbors:
- the LOC114798583 gene encoding tripartite motif-containing protein 16-like protein isoform X1; amino-acid sequence: MSRDNWTEDMIKCPLCLRYLFDPTTLPCGHNICMTCISDFWDTEADSGIYSCPQCQRSLTRRPSLCKNTMLAGMVKKFTDARINDSVNSERLRIKLAIEERKLSLENRIKDREDDLEKLRAVKQRVEESAKAMVEESEKVFTELITTIETKKEVVKVEITEREKNLLTQAVSEQRRISEEVSTLRERCAELDTLATEQNMALLLQRWQRISSQPEQGPLLAISDNHSFESMRTDMTDLKNLIVDICDNYLECIQKKVKYVQLLQSPVVKPRRKAVSFNKPEATAAKARPRYIPRPQSFAVTCMTRGGFLQHACPLTLDPSTAHHNLHISKDNKKATYVSQRQRRKATPKTFDCWEQVICQEGLAACQSYWEVEWTGKNVSVGVTLESIGRKGRGLECGLGRSNASWNLRYSEGCYTTWHDNIPTYIDIDASSPRLGVFLNQTLGTLTFYSVTETLIPLHTYNSHKFRDILYPAFGVEKQSSIKIHSLAMK
- the LOC114798583 gene encoding E3 ubiquitin/ISG15 ligase TRIM25-like isoform X2: MSRDNWTEDMIKCPLCLRYLFDPTTLPCGHNICMTCISDFWDTEADSGIYSCPQCQRSLTRRPSLCKNTMLAGMVKKFTDARINDSVNSERLRIKLAIEERKLSLENRIKDREDDLEKLRAVKQRVEESAKAMVEESEKVFTELITTIETKKEVVKVEITEREKNLLTQAVSEQRRISEEVSTLRERCAELDTLATEQNMALLLQRWQRISSQPEQGPLLAISDNHSFESMRTDMTDLKNLIVDICDNYLECIQKKVKYVQLLQSPVVKPRRKAVPRPQSFAVTCMTRGGFLQHACPLTLDPSTAHHNLHISKDNKKATYVSQRQRRKATPKTFDCWEQVICQEGLAACQSYWEVEWTGKNVSVGVTLESIGRKGRGLECGLGRSNASWNLRYSEGCYTTWHDNIPTYIDIDASSPRLGVFLNQTLGTLTFYSVTETLIPLHTYNSHKFRDILYPAFGVEKQSSIKIHSLAMK